The genomic interval CTCCAAACAAATACCATCGCCGTACACGGAGCCGCGCCGAGTAGTATTTCACCGGCCAGATAGTCTTTAGCGAGTTCTACCGGTATAAGCGTTTTGAAAATCACAAAGAAAAATAGCCAGGCAATACCGAACATCGTAAATGGCTTTATCAGTCAGTTTGTCACCCATGTTACGAATAGCCCTTTTGGATTTTTACCCACATTTTTAATACTTTGAAAATCGACCTTCAGCATCATGGGATAGATCATAAGCCAGATGAGTATGGCAATCGGTATGGACACAATGGCATACTCAAAGCGTCCGAGAATCGCGGGGACACCGGGTAGAAATTTACCAATCAGTACTCCCACGACCATACACAGGACGACCCACAGCGTTAGATATTTTTCAAAAAATCCGATTCCGGTATTTTTACTCTTTTCCATATGAAGCCTCCTAATTTTATCTGACTTTCTGCAGAATCTTTATGACCTCCTCGGTTTTCAAAACCTTACCGTAGGAAACCACCTTTCCATCGATAACGAGGGCTGGTGTTGTCATTATTCCATAAGCTGCGATTTGTGAGAAGTCGGTTACATGATCAATGGTCGTATCCATGCCGAGCTGCTGAAGAGCTGCTTTTGCAGCCGCTTCAAGTTGATTGCACTTAGCACAGCCGCTGCCCAAAACCTTTACGCTTGCGCCCTCTGTTTTTGAGCTTTCAGCTTTTGCCATGCTTTCCGCATCACAATTGCCGCCACAGCAGCATGAAGTTGTTTTTTCATTTTTGTTTTTCTTTCCAAACAGTGACATATTCATTACACTCCTTTATAAGTTGGTAATATAGTTTAGCAACAGCTGCCCCCGCAGGAGCATCCGGATTTGCTTTTCTTTCCTACATAAAAGGTCTTCAAATTCTCTGGCAGTTCATATTTACTGCAGGAACAGCCAATTTCAACCTGCCCAAATACCGCATTTAGGATTGCTTCGGCAAGCATCTCTTTTGGGGGCACTTCATAGCTATCCCCATTGTATTCGAACACCCGGCAGTCTACTTCGGTTCCGCTGATATCGCTGCAGCAGCCGCAGCTGTTTTCTGCAACCGATTTACAGATGTCCTGACCATTCACACGGATCGTAGGGGAGGAAAGAAACCTATACTGCTCGGCAAGCTCCGCTGTTTCCATCTCAATTTTCTTGTATTCGACTTCGTAACCTGCAAGCTCAAGGGCGGGGGTAAGCGTCAGCATAACTTCATCAAGTACGTTGTCGGTTCCGATACAACGGTCACAGGTTTGGAGATCAAGATAGAGATACTCAATAATAACTTTCTTTTCAGGCGTCGCTTCACACCCGCAGGAACAGCATGGTTCTTCTGCAGTTTGTTCTCCATTCGGCGGCGTCCAACCGGTGTCATCGCCAACATAAGTAATCGCTCCGACTGGGCAGCGGTTGCCGCAGTCGTGGCAGTGATCAATGCAGGATTCTGGATTTTTTACGACAGGAGAGGGCGCCTTTTCTGTGTCATATACTTCGTGGGGACACTTCACCACACAGGTGCCGCAATCAACACATGTAAGATAATTAATAACAGGATACCACGTCTTTGCCATAATTTTTTCCTCCTATATTATCAGCGCCTGTAAAGCGTTGAATAAATATCCTACAATTATAATTCCAATCGTACAAGTAGCAATGAATAATGACAGCAGCTTTGGCTTAACCGCCTTGCGGAGCATAATCATGGATGGCAAAGACAGTGTGATCGCCGCCATCATAAAGGACAACACAGTACCCAGCTGAGCTCCTTTAAAAAGCAGAGCTTCAGCAATCGGAATAGTGCCAAAGATATCTGCATACATCGGCACGCCTATAAGTGTCGCTATGGTTACGCCGAAGGGGTTATTGCTTCCAAGCAGTGATACCACCCATGACTTTGGAATCCAGTTATGAATAATTGCACCTATGCCCACACCGATCAGAATGTATGGAAAAACCTTTTTAAAGGTAGACAACGTCTGTTCCTTTGCATAAATCAATCGGTCTTTTTTAGTGAGATCGGGTGATTCAATATCAACGCTTCCGGCCGTCAAGATAAAGCTTTCAACATGCTTTTCCATGTGCATTTTCTCAATTAGAGTGCCGCCGATCACAGCAATTACCAAACCGAATATTACATATAGAAAGGCGACTTTTGCACCAAATATACTCATTAGCAGGACAAGAGAACCCAGGTCTACCATTGGCGAGGAAATCAAAAATGAAAAAGTTACTCCGAGCGGCAAACCTGCGGATGTAAAGCCTATAAATAGCGGAATGGATGAGCAGGAACAAAATGGCGTTACCGTACCAAGAAGGGCTGCAACAGAGTTCGCCACAATACCGTGAAACCGTCCTAATATCTTCTTGCTGCGTTCCGGGGGGAAGTAACTTTGAATATAGCTGATTATAAAGATAAGGAAGCATAACAACACTGTAATTTTTACAACGTCATAAATAAAAAACTGAATGCTCCCGATCCAGCGATTGGAGGTGTCAAGTCCCAAAGCAGATAACACACTTTCAATTAAGTCATTCAGCCATTTCATGCCGAGAATCTGCTTCTGGAAAATATCCCAGATTGTTTTTAACACTTGCATAAGTTAACCTTCTTTCTAAAAACGGATAGTCATATCAAATATTTTTGATGTATTGTGCCTGTTAAAAGCCATCGATCAGATGGCCTATATCATTTGCAGCAATTATTATCTTCTATAATCGTGTTCGGCGTTGTTAGCTCTTTTAGGAGAGCTATAGCATAATCGCTACCTTTTTCACTAATTTTGTAATGTGTCCATTTGCCTTCCTGGCGACTCTCCACAATACCTGACTCGACTAAAATTTTCATATGGTAGGATAGCCCTGACTGTCCTAAGTCTAATTGTTCCAGCAAAATGCAAGCACATTTCTCCCCACCACACAATAAATCTAGTATTCGTAGCCGTTTTTCATCGCAAAAGGCCTTAAATACTTTTGCGTGTTCCTTATAAACTGTTTTCAAGTTATCACCTTATATCAAGTTTATTTGATATGTTATTAGTATATAAGTATATGCATCAAATCAAAATTTGTCAATGTGATGTATCGTTTTCGTAGTGATTATATCACCAATTTTATCGTTTGGTGTTGGAGCAAGTAGACGTACCATCATATCACGAATTTGCTTTGGTGTCCTAAACTGATCGTTTTGACCAGCTGAAGACAGTTTGCCCAGCATATACTCATAAAGGCCACCTTGCATATCAAGGTCTTTTATATCTTGTTCGGTTCCGATAATGTTAATTATCAGTACCAAGATGTATATAGAAATTACTTAAACTCCATATCAATCCAACCCTGTTTATAAAAGTCAAATATTTCCAATGGTAAATCCCTGGCACAATATTTTAATTTATCATATCTATTCTTTGCCATATTAAAAAGTGTTTTCTGAATAATATTCATTTCCAATTCCCCCCAGTTAAAAACTTTTTATAATATCTTTTCCATGTATTTAATAGCACCAGATTAAAGAATTTTTACATTTTTATAAGTTTTGCACTATAATCGAGTAAGGTAGTGCCGCAGTAATTTTCTGCGGCGCTATCCTTCTCACAGAACCGTACGTACAGGCTGTGTATACGCGACTTCTGATAAACCTCAGTCACTTCTCTCGAAAGTCATAGACCCCACGCCTAAAGGCGGGGGCTTCTCGCGGCGTTTCAGTGATGAAAAATACCGACATTATACGAAGCAAGATTTATTAGTCTCCAATTCGAACAGGGTTTCTTCAACCCATCGGCTTGGCAGACATGCCGGACAAACATACTAAAGAGACTAGCAGTTGCTAGTCTCTTCACACTAAAATTCTTTTAATACTCTTTCACTAAATTCGTTTCCATAATTTTTTTTTATGTCAGGCAAAAGTTCTAATTCATACAACCTTCTACGATCTTTAATTTGCTTTAAAAATTTATCTAAAATATCCTTCGTTATGTCAATTTTTCCCTCACTAAATAATAGTTCAAGATTTTCTTCGGCGTCTTTTATGTGCCCAAGTCTCACCAGAACAATCGCTTTTGGATGATTCTTACCTTTACAATAACTCCACTTGTCGTAAATTCGCTTTTCAATACTTACATACGGACCATATTTTCCTCTTTTTTGGAAATTAAGAAACATTGCAAACCCTGTTTTCCTACGGCAATACAAAATTGAAGTTTGCAGAAAAATCAGGTAATACACCTCTTTCGCATGTATTAGTTTAGAGAATGCCTGGGGAAATTATACTTCCCCCTTTTGATTATGTTTTCGCAAGCCCCCAGCCTTGTGCTGGGGGTTGTTGACGACAGTCCACTCTTTAGTTGCTAACCTAGTGTTTAGAAAGATAAATTATTTTTTTAAGTCCACAGCAACCAACTTACTCAATGTCACTTAGCCTTAGTTCACTGTACCTGGGACCTAGTTTGTATGAAGTTATTCTTTTTTTACCGCTAGCAGGTACCAGTAATCCAATGGTCATCCAGTCCTTTACCCATTCTTGCATTGTTCTTTTGCTTACTTCAAACCAGTCGGCCATTACTTCTAGCGACAGGGGCCGTCCCTCCCAACGCAAGGCTAACTGTAATAGCCTAACCTCCCTTTGGGAAAGCTCCAGTAGTTTTCCTCCTGCTGCATCGTACAGACGAATTGTAGAGTCGGCAATATCTTTAAAGGCATCGGCCATAGTTGTTAAAAAGAATGTAATCCAAGGATTAAGTAATGGATCATTTCTGCCATTGTAGTACTCAACTGGCAATCCCATTTGT from Desulfolucanica intricata carries:
- a CDS encoding thioredoxin family protein, producing MSLFGKKNKNEKTTSCCCGGNCDAESMAKAESSKTEGASVKVLGSGCAKCNQLEAAAKAALQQLGMDTTIDHVTDFSQIAAYGIMTTPALVIDGKVVSYGKVLKTEEVIKILQKVR
- a CDS encoding DUF2703 domain-containing protein, yielding MAKTWYPVINYLTCVDCGTCVVKCPHEVYDTEKAPSPVVKNPESCIDHCHDCGNRCPVGAITYVGDDTGWTPPNGEQTAEEPCCSCGCEATPEKKVIIEYLYLDLQTCDRCIGTDNVLDEVMLTLTPALELAGYEVEYKKIEMETAELAEQYRFLSSPTIRVNGQDICKSVAENSCGCCSDISGTEVDCRVFEYNGDSYEVPPKEMLAEAILNAVFGQVEIGCSCSKYELPENLKTFYVGKKSKSGCSCGGSCC
- a CDS encoding permease — translated: MQVLKTIWDIFQKQILGMKWLNDLIESVLSALGLDTSNRWIGSIQFFIYDVVKITVLLCFLIFIISYIQSYFPPERSKKILGRFHGIVANSVAALLGTVTPFCSCSSIPLFIGFTSAGLPLGVTFSFLISSPMVDLGSLVLLMSIFGAKVAFLYVIFGLVIAVIGGTLIEKMHMEKHVESFILTAGSVDIESPDLTKKDRLIYAKEQTLSTFKKVFPYILIGVGIGAIIHNWIPKSWVVSLLGSNNPFGVTIATLIGVPMYADIFGTIPIAEALLFKGAQLGTVLSFMMAAITLSLPSMIMLRKAVKPKLLSLFIATCTIGIIIVGYLFNALQALII
- a CDS encoding ArsR/SmtB family transcription factor, whose amino-acid sequence is MKTVYKEHAKVFKAFCDEKRLRILDLLCGGEKCACILLEQLDLGQSGLSYHMKILVESGIVESRQEGKWTHYKISEKGSDYAIALLKELTTPNTIIEDNNCCK